The following DNA comes from Tunturibacter psychrotolerans.
CCAACGGACATTGGGTTGGTGGAGAAGCGCTTCAGTCTCCGGAGACCGCCTTGACCCTCCATCGGAAGAACGGCAAAGTGGCAACTACCGACGGTCCCTATGCGGAAACCAAGGAACAACTCGGAGGTATTCTCGTCCTTGAGGCGCGGGATATGAATCATGCCGTACAGCTCATCGCGCAGCATCCGGCACTGACCTATGGCAACACCTTCGAGATTCGGCCAGCGGGGGACATGACCGAAATCATCAGGCAGAGCGGGCAGCGACGACGAAAGGCCACCGCGCGATGAGGACGGGCACGAAGGAAAGAATGACCAGTGTCATCGCCGAGGCTGGCGTGGCGGCAATCATGTTTTTCCGCTGGCGTGAACCTGGTTTGTATGCGAACAGAGGAAACTGCTTGAACGGAGGTCCGGGATGTGGTTCTTTCACGATTTGAAAATTGCCGTGCGATCTTTGGCGCGAGTTCCTGCGCTGTGGATTACAGTCGCCCTTACGTTGGCATTGGGTATCGGAGCCAACGCCGCAATCTTCAGCGTGGTGCGTGCCGTGCTGCTGCGTCCGCTGGCGAATCGCGATGAAGATCGCTTGCTTTATCTGCGCCAGAGCGCTCAGGGCATCGGCGAAGACAACGCAGCGTTCTCAGTCCCCGAGATTCAGGACATCGGCAGCGGGTTGAAGTCAATTAAGGAACTGGGTACATTTTCAGAGATCGATTTTACGGTCGTGGGTCTAGGCACGCCACGCGAGATTCCAGCGGGCGTGGTGGATGGACACTACTTCGAGGTGATGGGTCTGCACCCGGTACTTGGACGCCTGCTGACTCCCGCTGATGACGGTCAGAACGCCGCCGGAGCTGTGGTGCTGACCTATCACTTCTGGAGAACTTCGCTGCACTCCGATCCCAGCGTGATTGGAAAGTCTGTCCGGCTGGAGAGCTGCTGCGGCGCGCGCCCCGCGACCGTGGTTGGTGTTCTGGAACCATCCGTTCCCTATCCGGTAGCAACGGAG
Coding sequences within:
- a CDS encoding YciI family protein; translated protein: MKYICLGYYDKDKSDCMTEDERNAMFDICFQYDDHLRANGHWVGGEALQSPETALTLHRKNGKVATTDGPYAETKEQLGGILVLEARDMNHAVQLIAQHPALTYGNTFEIRPAGDMTEIIRQSGQRRRKATAR